A window of Psychroflexus sp. ALD_RP9 contains these coding sequences:
- a CDS encoding DUF4919 domain-containing protein yields MIKHWFITIILLFNFTIVIGQTGIKVPEFDDDYSKTVQMLENAETDIDYKSFRESFIESKQFKIASEKSSEFRDLKKQMYRQMSESKYDSIIATTKKMLSIDYTSMTAHKILRQTYKIVGDSKNAEKYKTIQFGLLKSIVNNGDGKSCENGWPVIQISEEYFILDMLGVELKTQSIDGGICDRMEVEDENGETKVYYFEISYVFKGKEKLKEK; encoded by the coding sequence ATGATTAAACATTGGTTTATAACCATAATACTACTCTTCAATTTTACGATTGTAATTGGACAAACGGGAATTAAGGTTCCTGAATTTGATGATGATTATAGTAAAACAGTGCAAATGCTTGAAAACGCAGAAACTGACATTGACTATAAATCATTTAGGGAAAGTTTTATAGAAAGTAAACAATTCAAAATTGCGTCTGAAAAAAGTTCTGAATTTAGGGATTTGAAAAAACAGATGTATCGCCAAATGTCTGAATCAAAATACGACAGTATTATTGCTACCACGAAAAAAATGTTGAGTATCGACTACACGAGTATGACTGCACATAAAATATTGAGACAGACTTATAAAATAGTTGGAGACTCAAAAAATGCAGAAAAATATAAAACAATTCAATTCGGACTTCTAAAGTCAATAGTCAATAATGGAGACGGAAAATCTTGTGAAAATGGTTGGCCTGTAATCCAAATATCTGAAGAGTATTTTATTTTAGATATGCTAGGAGTTGAATTAAAAACTCAAAGTATAGATGGCGGAATTTGTGACCGAATGGAAGTCGAGGATGAAAACGGAGAAACGAAAGTCTACTATTTTGAAATTAGTTACGTTTTTAAAGGAAAAGAAAAACTGAAAGAAAAATAA
- a CDS encoding toxin-antitoxin system YwqK family antitoxin, which translates to MKKKYVILLMILCSTISFSQVKKEAVEVIVGAEKEIIPKIGDTINEYYSDNQTLKKKKFRNENTFTVKEYNENGNIYKSTDFPLENLKFKTLTKYNSSGNVILIANYDNGIVTGFFQKFHDNGNKKQVGNYDRMRKIGEWKYFDENGNLEKTERYENGKLVD; encoded by the coding sequence ATGAAAAAAAAATACGTAATATTATTAATGATTTTGTGTTCAACAATATCATTTAGTCAAGTAAAAAAAGAAGCTGTCGAAGTAATTGTCGGAGCGGAAAAAGAAATCATACCTAAAATTGGAGATACTATTAACGAATATTATTCTGATAACCAAACACTAAAAAAGAAGAAATTCCGAAATGAAAATACATTCACTGTAAAAGAATATAACGAAAATGGTAATATTTATAAATCAACGGATTTCCCTCTTGAAAATCTTAAATTTAAAACTCTGACTAAATATAACTCAAGTGGTAACGTTATTTTGATTGCAAATTATGATAATGGAATCGTGACTGGTTTTTTTCAAAAATTTCATGACAACGGAAACAAAAAGCAAGTCGGAAATTATGACAGAATGAGAAAAATTGGTGAATGGAAATATTTTGATGAGAATGGTAACTTAGAAAAAACAGAAAGATACGAAAACGGAAAACTAGTGGATTAG
- a CDS encoding type II toxin-antitoxin system RelE/ParE family toxin produces the protein MTEKFKVEFLKEVFEFLDGIDKKARNKILFNIDRAKVKTDNTLFKKLTSDIWEFRTLYNKKQYRLFAFWDKTDNKLTIVIATHGIVKKTQKTPKKEIDKATELMNKYFENKNKK, from the coding sequence ATGACGGAAAAATTTAAAGTGGAGTTTTTAAAAGAAGTTTTTGAATTTCTTGATGGAATTGACAAAAAGGCTCGAAATAAAATCCTTTTTAATATAGACAGAGCTAAAGTTAAAACCGACAATACTCTCTTTAAAAAATTGACTTCGGATATTTGGGAATTTCGGACTTTGTACAACAAAAAGCAATATCGACTTTTTGCATTTTGGGACAAAACAGATAATAAATTGACCATTGTAATTGCGACTCACGGAATTGTTAAAAAAACACAGAAAACACCCAAAAAAGAAATTGACAAAGCGACCGAATTGATGAACAAATATTTTGAAAATAAAAACAAGAAGTAA
- a CDS encoding helix-turn-helix domain-containing protein, translating into MKTYTLDEVKDKYLGKKGTTERDAYENELRLDLIGEAIKQARKERKLTQTQLGELIGVKKAQISKIENNLTDARFETILKVFRALNAKINFNVELLNQKMNLATE; encoded by the coding sequence ATGAAAACATACACACTTGACGAAGTAAAAGATAAATACCTTGGAAAAAAAGGAACAACGGAAAGAGATGCTTATGAGAACGAATTGCGACTTGACTTAATCGGAGAAGCAATCAAACAAGCTCGAAAAGAAAGAAAATTGACCCAAACGCAACTTGGAGAATTGATTGGCGTGAAAAAAGCACAAATATCGAAAATCGAAAACAATTTGACTGATGCCCGATTTGAAACAATTTTAAAAGTGTTTAGAGCTTTAAACGCGAAAATCAATTTCAACGTAGAGTTACTGAATCAGAAAATGAATTTAGCAACTGAATAA
- a CDS encoding glycosyltransferase, translating into MNILIVENSIIPFKHYGGTQRVIWYLGKELYKLGHKVTYLVKKGSKCDFGKIIFINNDKELYEQIPNYIDIVHFNNQPADLYKIDKPYIITMHGNLNNNNSLDYNTVFVSKNHAERYNSNSFVYNGLDWNDYSKPNFNKKNCYHFLGKASWGVKNLKGSIQIIKGLENNKLLVLGGKRFSERVLKMGPAYFLSTKVDFKGMVGGKEKENYLNMSKGLIFPVLWHEPFGLAIIESLFYGCPVFGTPYGSLPELINNEVGFLSTKKKEIKNRIKDTGLFNNKYCHEYALENFNSKNMAKKYLEKYSVVLNGEKLNLNKPELKNIQNQKYLKFE; encoded by the coding sequence ATGAACATTCTAATAGTTGAAAACTCAATAATACCTTTTAAACATTACGGTGGAACTCAAAGAGTTATTTGGTATTTAGGAAAGGAATTGTATAAATTAGGTCATAAAGTGACATATTTAGTTAAAAAAGGTTCAAAATGTGATTTCGGAAAAATTATTTTTATAAATAATGACAAAGAATTATACGAACAAATACCAAATTATATTGATATTGTGCATTTTAATAACCAACCCGCCGATTTATATAAAATAGATAAACCGTATATTATTACTATGCATGGTAATTTAAACAATAATAACAGTTTAGATTACAATACTGTTTTTGTATCTAAGAATCATGCTGAAAGATACAATTCTAACTCATTTGTTTATAATGGATTAGACTGGAATGATTACTCAAAACCTAATTTTAATAAAAAAAACTGTTATCATTTTTTAGGAAAAGCTTCATGGGGTGTTAAAAACTTAAAAGGATCAATTCAAATTATAAAGGGACTAGAAAATAATAAATTACTTGTTTTGGGTGGTAAACGTTTTAGTGAAAGGGTTCTTAAAATGGGTCCAGCATATTTTTTATCTACCAAAGTAGATTTTAAAGGAATGGTTGGTGGAAAGGAAAAAGAGAATTATCTAAATATGTCCAAAGGTTTAATATTTCCCGTATTATGGCATGAACCATTTGGATTAGCTATAATTGAAAGTCTATTTTATGGTTGCCCAGTATTCGGAACGCCTTATGGATCTTTACCCGAATTAATAAATAACGAGGTAGGATTCTTAAGTACTAAGAAAAAAGAAATTAAAAATAGAATCAAGGATACAGGGCTGTTCAATAATAAATATTGTCATGAATACGCATTAGAAAATTTTAATAGTAAAAATATGGCCAAAAAATATTTAGAAAAATATAGTGTAGTTTTAAATGGTGAAAAATTAAATCTAAATAAACCAGAATTAAAAAACATACAGAATCAAAAATATCTGAAATTTGAATAG
- a CDS encoding type II toxin-antitoxin system ParD family antitoxin: MKNTSISLGNYFDQFVQTQVSAGRYKNVSEVIRAGLRLLENEESKVIALRNAIQEGIDSGIAHDFDPKKNLEDLKAKRKKNG, translated from the coding sequence ATGAAAAATACATCCATATCGCTCGGAAATTATTTTGACCAGTTTGTACAAACCCAAGTTTCTGCTGGACGATACAAAAATGTAAGCGAAGTAATCAGAGCTGGACTTCGACTTTTAGAAAATGAGGAAAGTAAAGTAATTGCGTTAAGAAATGCTATTCAAGAAGGAATTGATAGCGGAATTGCTCACGATTTCGACCCAAAAAAAAATCTTGAGGATTTAAAAGCTAAACGCAAAAAGAATGGCTAA
- a CDS encoding type II toxin-antitoxin system RelE/ParE family toxin: MAKYELTNKAVADLNGIWEYTVENWSENQADRYYDMLLDICQDIADNPELGKTYDGIKSDLFGLKANRHIIFYRKRIDHQIEITRILHGQMDLKNRIKE; the protein is encoded by the coding sequence ATGGCTAAATACGAATTGACCAATAAGGCTGTAGCTGACTTAAATGGAATTTGGGAGTATACAGTTGAGAATTGGTCTGAAAATCAAGCTGACAGATATTACGATATGCTTCTTGATATTTGCCAAGATATAGCTGACAATCCAGAATTAGGAAAAACCTATGATGGAATCAAATCTGACCTTTTCGGATTAAAAGCAAATCGACACATAATATTTTATCGAAAAAGAATTGACCATCAGATTGAAATAACAAGAATTTTACACGGTCAAATGGATTTGAAAAACAGAATAAAAGAATAA
- a CDS encoding glycosyltransferase, translating into MNILIVENSIIPFKHYGGTQRVIWYLGKELYKLGHKVTYLVKKGSKCDFGKIIFINNDKELYEQIPNYIDIVHFNNQPADLYKIDKPYIITMHGNLNNNNSLDYNTVFVSKNHAERYNSNSFVYNGLDWNDYSKPNFNKKNCYHFLGKASWGVKNLKGSIQIIKGLENNKLLVLGGKRFSERVLKMGPAYFLSTKVDFKGMVGGKEKENYLNMSKGLIFPVLWHEPFGLAIIESLFYGCPVFGTPYGSLPELINNEVGFLSTKKKEIKNRIKDTGLFNNKYCHEYALENFNSKNMAKKYLEKYSVVLNGEKLNLNKPELKNIQNQKYLKFE; encoded by the coding sequence TAATACCTTTTAAACATTACGGTGGAACTCAAAGAGTTATTTGGTATTTAGGAAAGGAATTGTATAAATTAGGTCATAAAGTGACATATTTAGTTAAAAAAGGTTCAAAATGTGATTTCGGAAAAATTATTTTTATAAATAATGACAAAGAATTATACGAACAAATACCAAATTATATTGATATTGTGCATTTTAATAACCAACCCGCCGATTTATATAAAATAGATAAACCGTATATTATTACTATGCATGGTAATTTAAACAATAATAACAGTTTAGATTACAATACTGTTTTTGTATCTAAGAATCATGCTGAAAGATACAATTCTAACTCATTTGTTTATAATGGATTAGACTGGAATGATTACTCAAAACCTAATTTTAATAAAAAAAACTGTTATCATTTTTTAGGAAAAGCTTCATGGGGTGTTAAAAACTTAAAAGGATCAATTCAAATTATAAAGGGACTAGAAAATAATAAATTACTTGTTTTGGGTGGTAAACGTTTTAGTGAAAGGGTTCTTAAAATGGGTCCAGCATATTTTTTATCTACCAAAGTAGATTTTAAAGGAATGGTTGGTGGAAAGGAAAAAGAGAATTATCTAAATATGTCCAAAGGTTTAATATTTCCCGTATTATGGCATGAACCATTTGGATTAGCTATAATTGAAAGTCTATTTTATGGTTGCCCAGTATTCGGAACGCCTTATGGATCTTTACCCGAATTAATAAATAACGAGGTAGGATTCTTAAGTACTAAGAAAAAAGAAATTAAAAATAGAATCAAGGATACAGGGCTGTTCAATAATAAATATTGTCATGAATACGCATTAGAAAATTTTAATAGTAAAAATATGGCCAAAAAATATTTAGAAAAATATAGTGTAGTTTTAAATGGTGAAAAATTAAATCTAAATAAACCAGAATTAAAAAACATACAGAATCAAAAATATCTGAAATTTGAATAG